From a region of the Rhipicephalus microplus isolate Deutch F79 chromosome X, USDA_Rmic, whole genome shotgun sequence genome:
- the LOC142776610 gene encoding uncharacterized protein LOC142776610 isoform X2 codes for MLWIIARVTCCHRGLCLQVVIMSHVVKFLVDVPHLHMKRPYTLSNGTFEDPKQASAVCLILGNLVALSTSRFQVMDVNFDEYVDLGPGDDIPHMAKIKLLPSSRTPLGGLPLPEEQVPEESGFFYLQETSGIELTEL; via the exons ATGCTTTGGATAATTGCGCGGGTTACCTGTTGCCACCGTGGTCTTTGCCTTCAAGTGGTGATAATGTCACACGTGGTGAAATTTCTGGTCGACGTGCCTCACCTTCACATGAAGAGGCCGTACACTCTGAGCAATGGCACATTTGAGGACCCTAAACAAGCCAGTGCGGTGTGCCTCATCTTGGGAAACCTCGTCGCGCTGTCTACGTCTAGATTTCAG GTTATGGACGTGAACTTCGATGAGTACGTCGACCTTGGTCCTGGTGACGATATACCACACATGGCAAAGATTAAACTGCTGCCTTCTAGTCGCACACCTTTGGGTGGTTTACCTTTACCTGAAGAGCAG GTGCCTGAGGAGAGCGGCTTTTTTTACCTTCAAGAAACTTCGGGCATTGAACTTACTGAACT ATGA
- the LOC142776610 gene encoding uncharacterized protein LOC142776610 isoform X1: MLWIIARVTCCHRGLCLQVVIMSHVVKFLVDVPHLHMKRPYTLSNGTFEDPKQASAVCLILGNLVALSTSRFQVMDVNFDEYVDLGPGDDIPHMAKIKLLPSSRTPLGGLPLPEEQVPEESGFFYLQETSGIELTELIHGR; the protein is encoded by the exons ATGCTTTGGATAATTGCGCGGGTTACCTGTTGCCACCGTGGTCTTTGCCTTCAAGTGGTGATAATGTCACACGTGGTGAAATTTCTGGTCGACGTGCCTCACCTTCACATGAAGAGGCCGTACACTCTGAGCAATGGCACATTTGAGGACCCTAAACAAGCCAGTGCGGTGTGCCTCATCTTGGGAAACCTCGTCGCGCTGTCTACGTCTAGATTTCAG GTTATGGACGTGAACTTCGATGAGTACGTCGACCTTGGTCCTGGTGACGATATACCACACATGGCAAAGATTAAACTGCTGCCTTCTAGTCGCACACCTTTGGGTGGTTTACCTTTACCTGAAGAGCAG GTGCCTGAGGAGAGCGGCTTTTTTTACCTTCAAGAAACTTCGGGCATTGAACTTACTGAACT GATTCATGGAAGATAG